A DNA window from Arachis hypogaea cultivar Tifrunner chromosome 18, arahy.Tifrunner.gnm2.J5K5, whole genome shotgun sequence contains the following coding sequences:
- the LOC112770261 gene encoding glutathione S-transferase T1-like — MSQPSRAVLIFCKVNGIEFDEIRVEISKRQQLSPEFAAINPFKKLPAIVDGRFKLFERFRGWRSFCGRELRSLRLF; from the exons ATGTCCCAACCATCTCGTGCCGTTCTTATCTTCTGCAA AGTTAATGGAATAGAATTCGACGAGATTAGAGTTGAAATCTCCAAAAGACAGCAGTTATCTCCCGAATTTGCAG CTATCAACCCTTTCAAGAAACTCCCTGCTATTGTTGATGGAAGGTTCAAGCTATTCGAGAG ATTTCGTGGATGGAGAAGTTTTTGCGGAAGAGAACTGAGATCACTGCGCCTGTTCTAA
- the LOC112770262 gene encoding superoxide dismutase [Cu-Zn], chloroplastic-like, whose protein sequence is MAYLEPHFNPNKMKHGAPGDQICHAGDLENIVANADGVAEATIVDNQIPLIGPNPVVGRALVVHELEDDLGKGGKELSLSTGNAGGRLACGMKNFMNNSSSILFKYINQSIPSDYILFDAL, encoded by the exons ATGGCATATTTAGAACCACATTTTAATCCTAATAAGATGAAACATGGTGCTCCGGGAGATCAAATTTGCCATGCGGGTGACCTGGAAAACATAGTTGCTAATGCAGATG GAGTTGCAGAAGCAACAATTGTCGACAATCAG ATACCACTGATTGGCCCCAATCCAGTAGTTGGAAGAGCCTTGGTGGTTCATGAGCTTGAGGATGACCTTGGAAAAG GTGGGAAGGAACTCAGCTTGAGCACTGGAAATGCTGGTGGAAGATTGGCATGTGGTATGAAGAATTTTATGAACAATAGTAGTTCTATCCTTTTCAAATACATCAATCAATCCATTCCATCTGATTATATATTGTTTGATGCACTTTGA